A window of Exiguobacterium sp. FSL W8-0210 genomic DNA:
TGAAGCGCGAAATCAAATCACCAAAGTCTTTTGCGTCGAGCAAGACCTCGATGTATTTGACGTCTCCTTTTTGTTGGACGGCACGCAATCGGCTTCCAAGCAACTCTTCTTGTTGATGCAGTTCCTTGAGCGTCTCGGAAATCGCTGCTTCCGTCAGACGCAATTGTTCTTTAGATGCAGCAACAGCCGCTTGTTGATCGGCTATCTTAAGCGCTAAATCATCCAAACGGCTGTTGACTTCATTCAGTTGCGCACGGGCTTCCTTACGCTCCTGTTTCGTCAAGATCAACTTCTCTGATGTCTGATTCTGTGATCGTTCCGTCTCTTTCAGACGGCTTTCGACCTCCTGTTGTTCCTTCAGCAAATCTTCTTTCGACGTGGCATCAACGGACACACTAGTTCCAATCAAAGCTAAGCTCAGGACGGCAGAATAGAATCGGACTTTCATGAGAAGCATCTCTCCTCTATTTTATTTTTGGGTAACTGATTTAAATCTTCAAGAAACGACCGAGTGATGTCGTTGATCCCCATACACCGATGAATGCACCGAGTCCGAGCAGGATCAAGACGACTTGTGCCGACAGTTCACCTGGCGGAATCAGCGAGAAGATTCCCGCATTCACAGTGGTCAGTTGAGGTTGGATCGCATTGTAGGAGACTTCGTAACCGAAGTAGACGACGACGATCGGGATGATGGCACCTAATATGCCCATCAATAATCCTTCGACGAAGAACGGTGCACGGATGAATCCGTTTTTCGCTCCGACGAGGCGCATGATCTCGATTTCCCGGCGACGGGAGAAGATCGTGACTTTGATTGTGTTCGAAATGAGGAACATTGCCATGAATGTCAAGCCGACGATCAGGATGATTCCACCGATCCGAACTCCTTCAAGGAAGTTAAACATCTTTTTAACATAGTCCTTACCATATTCGACACTATCTACATTTTCCATTTTTTTGATGGAATTTGCAAGTGTTTCTGTCTCTTTTGGTGAGGTAGCTTTGACGATATATCGGTCGTGAAGTGGATTATCCTTTTCAACCGACTGATAGGCTTGTGAGCCTTCGCCAAGTTGCTCCTTGAAGCGGTCCAGTTCTTCTTCTTTCGAACTATAACGAACAGAGTTGACACCCGGCATCTGCTTGAGGGAGTCACCCACTGCATCAATCTTCGACTGGTCTGCTTCTCGTTCGACGAACACTTGAATTTCAACGTCTTTTTCGACGTTATCGGAAATCTTGTTGACGTTGAACATGAGCATTGCGAATATTCCTACGAGAAGTAAAGTGACGGTAACAGCACTGACAGAAGCGAATGTCATCCAGCCGTTCCGGACGAGACCTTTTGCCCCTTCCCGTAAATGACGGAATCCATTAAACTTCATAGCCGTACATTCCTTTCTCTTCGTCTCGGACGATTTTTCCTCCGTCGATCGCTAAGACACGATGACGCATCTTGTTAACGATGTCTCGGTTGTGTGTCGCCATTACGACCGTTGTCCCACGGCGATAAATTTCTTCGAATACTTCCATGATCTCCCATGCTGTATCCGGGTCCAGGTTCCCAGTCGGCTCATCGGCGATGACGAGTGACGGACGATTGACGATGGCTCTCGCGATCGAGATCCGTTGTTGTTCGCCCCCAGATAATTCGTCCGGATAGTTACGCTCTTTATGTTTGAGCTTTACGAGATCGAGGACCTCGAGGACTTTCTTCCGAATTTGTGATTTGTCTTCTCCTACGACTTCTAGCGCGAAGGCGACATTTTCATAAACCGTCAATGACGGGAGTAGTTTGAAATCTTGGAAGATGACGCCGATTTGGCGACGAAGTTCGGGGATTTGACGATTCTTCAGCTTACCGACTTCGATTCCTTTAAATAAAAATGAACCGCTCGTTGGTTTCTCTTCGCGGTACATCATTTTCATGAATGTTGATTTACCCGCACCCGACGGACCGACGATATAGACGAATTCGCCTTGATTGATCGTCAAATCGACCTCACGGAGTGCCGTGACGCCGTTCGGATAAATCTTACTGATTCGTTGCATCTTGATCACGTACTTCACATCCTTACTTATTTACTGATGCTGAATGGATAGGTCCAAAAACCTACCGACCACCATTATAACAGGGACAAAATTGAACGCACATTACAATCAAATGTCATTTCAGGCGATTATACCACAAAAAAGAGGCACGAATGACGA
This region includes:
- the ftsE gene encoding cell division ATP-binding protein FtsE, with the protein product MIKMQRISKIYPNGVTALREVDLTINQGEFVYIVGPSGAGKSTFMKMMYREEKPTSGSFLFKGIEVGKLKNRQIPELRRQIGVIFQDFKLLPSLTVYENVAFALEVVGEDKSQIRKKVLEVLDLVKLKHKERNYPDELSGGEQQRISIARAIVNRPSLVIADEPTGNLDPDTAWEIMEVFEEIYRRGTTVVMATHNRDIVNKMRHRVLAIDGGKIVRDEEKGMYGYEV
- the ftsX gene encoding permease-like cell division protein FtsX → MKFNGFRHLREGAKGLVRNGWMTFASVSAVTVTLLLVGIFAMLMFNVNKISDNVEKDVEIQVFVEREADQSKIDAVGDSLKQMPGVNSVRYSSKEEELDRFKEQLGEGSQAYQSVEKDNPLHDRYIVKATSPKETETLANSIKKMENVDSVEYGKDYVKKMFNFLEGVRIGGIILIVGLTFMAMFLISNTIKVTIFSRRREIEIMRLVGAKNGFIRAPFFVEGLLMGILGAIIPIVVVYFGYEVSYNAIQPQLTTVNAGIFSLIPPGELSAQVVLILLGLGAFIGVWGSTTSLGRFLKI